The Helicobacter mustelae genome has a segment encoding these proteins:
- the mnmA gene encoding tRNA 2-thiouridine(34) synthase MnmA: MKVALLMSGGVDSSYSAYLLKKQGYEVKGFYLKLHDKEEKHQVFLKNCHKVAQNLQIDFQVIEAKEEFRQKVYNEFVNAYQRGETPNPCALCNPLMKFGLALDIALQQGCERIATGHYARIGHVDGVTRIREAKDKTKDQSYFLYAISQDAINRLIFPLGDMLKEEVKPQAFAAMPWLGNLETYKESQEICFVETDYIDILKKHVNVEQEGIVRDVEGNAIGTHKGYMQYTIGKRKGFSVRGAHDPHFVLKIHPEKNEIVVGKKEELATSLIEAQNKSLPQNFKAGKYLVKIRYRSAPSEAALDLQDGRIIANFTEPVYGSAKGQALVVYVEDKVLGGGVIL, translated from the coding sequence ATGAAAGTAGCCTTATTGATGAGTGGAGGAGTGGATAGCTCCTATTCTGCATATCTGTTAAAAAAACAGGGCTATGAAGTAAAGGGTTTTTATCTCAAGTTGCATGACAAAGAAGAAAAACACCAGGTTTTTTTGAAAAACTGTCATAAGGTTGCACAGAATTTGCAAATCGATTTTCAGGTGATTGAGGCCAAAGAAGAGTTCCGACAAAAGGTCTATAATGAATTTGTGAACGCCTATCAGAGGGGTGAGACGCCAAATCCCTGTGCACTGTGCAATCCTTTGATGAAGTTTGGTTTGGCGCTAGACATCGCACTCCAGCAGGGATGTGAGAGAATTGCTACGGGGCATTATGCAAGAATCGGTCATGTGGATGGTGTTACAAGGATTCGCGAGGCTAAAGATAAAACCAAGGATCAGAGTTATTTTCTCTATGCCATTTCTCAAGATGCGATTAATCGTTTGATTTTTCCATTGGGGGATATGCTAAAAGAAGAGGTAAAGCCTCAGGCCTTTGCTGCGATGCCATGGCTAGGAAATTTAGAGACTTATAAAGAGTCTCAAGAGATTTGCTTTGTGGAGACAGACTACATTGACATTCTCAAAAAGCATGTGAATGTAGAGCAGGAGGGTATCGTGCGGGATGTAGAGGGGAATGCGATTGGCACACACAAGGGATATATGCAATATACCATCGGCAAGCGCAAGGGTTTTAGTGTGAGGGGCGCGCATGATCCCCATTTTGTGCTAAAGATTCATCCAGAAAAAAATGAGATTGTCGTGGGCAAAAAAGAAGAGCTTGCCACCTCTCTCATAGAGGCGCAAAATAAGTCCCTGCCCCAGAATTTTAAAGCTGGGAAATATCTTGTAAAGATTCGCTATCGCAGCGCTCCCAGTGAGGCAGCGCTAGATCTGCAAGATGGCAGGATTATTGCAAATTTCACAGAGCCTGTGTATGGCAGCGCCAAGGGTCAGGCTTTGGTTGTGTATGTGGAGGATAAGGTGCTGGGCGGGGGCGTGATTTTGTAG
- the yedE gene encoding selenium metabolism membrane protein YedE/FdhT, producing the protein MWQTFKQHSLMRFWNPFYSILFLGVLSAYYFGIIGSAWALTGEFTRWGGEILGLFGIEVKKWEYFQIIGLKDNIFLRKDGVMILGMFLGALIASLLSNNFKFRFPQNKIRIFQALIGGIIAGFGARLGMGCNLASFFTGIPQFSLHAWFFTIMSILGVFIGTKTLNFSFLRSQAMLQKGAYKTTAKKDHSKIFFFFGILLFFASLVCIALLMGCNHAQKILGMAALFGLIFGFVIARAQICFTSAFRDLFLTGRGYVAKAIVLAMFLSTIGVFGFIMLGVPPKILWAGPNVIIGGFLFGFGIVIAGGCECGWMYRAMEGQLHYVIVGIGNLIGSVLLAYTWPLYSQALAKSFPRINLLESFGNYGGLLMNYVFLLLFLFLILFLEKNMIKNLKKRISS; encoded by the coding sequence ATGTGGCAAACATTCAAACAACATTCCCTCATGCGTTTTTGGAATCCCTTCTATTCGATCCTATTTCTTGGAGTGTTGTCTGCCTATTATTTTGGAATCATTGGCTCTGCATGGGCTCTCACAGGAGAATTTACACGATGGGGCGGAGAAATCCTTGGGCTTTTTGGCATAGAAGTAAAAAAATGGGAATATTTCCAAATCATCGGCCTTAAAGATAATATATTTTTGCGCAAAGATGGGGTGATGATCCTTGGCATGTTTTTGGGTGCGCTCATTGCCTCACTCCTCTCCAATAACTTCAAATTCCGCTTCCCTCAAAATAAAATACGAATCTTCCAAGCCCTTATTGGAGGGATTATTGCAGGTTTTGGGGCAAGACTGGGTATGGGATGCAATCTTGCTAGTTTTTTTACAGGCATCCCCCAATTCAGCCTACATGCTTGGTTTTTTACGATAATGAGCATCCTGGGTGTTTTTATCGGCACAAAAACCCTAAATTTCTCATTTCTTCGCTCTCAAGCAATGCTACAAAAAGGAGCATACAAAACCACGGCCAAAAAAGATCATTCCAAAATCTTTTTCTTCTTTGGGATTTTGCTATTTTTTGCAAGTCTTGTTTGCATTGCCTTGCTGATGGGATGCAATCACGCCCAAAAGATTCTTGGCATGGCCGCGCTTTTTGGACTTATTTTTGGCTTTGTGATCGCCAGGGCACAAATCTGCTTCACCTCTGCATTTCGCGATCTCTTTCTCACAGGTAGGGGATATGTCGCCAAGGCGATTGTGTTAGCAATGTTTCTCTCTACCATTGGAGTATTTGGCTTCATCATGCTGGGAGTCCCTCCTAAAATCCTCTGGGCAGGTCCTAATGTCATCATCGGAGGGTTCTTATTTGGGTTTGGCATTGTGATTGCTGGAGGTTGTGAATGTGGCTGGATGTATCGCGCGATGGAAGGGCAGCTCCATTATGTAATCGTGGGCATTGGCAATCTCATTGGATCGGTGTTGCTCGCCTATACTTGGCCCCTTTACAGTCAAGCTCTTGCCAAAAGCTTCCCAAGAATCAATCTGTTAGAGAGCTTTGGCAATTATGGTGGATTGCTCATGAACTATGTCTTCTTGCTTTTGTTTTTGTTTCTTATTTTATTTCTTGAAAAAAACATGATCAAAAATCTCAAAAAAAGGATCTCCTCATGA
- the acnB gene encoding bifunctional aconitate hydratase 2/2-methylisocitrate dehydratase — protein sequence MQNFLTQYQKHVEERAKEGIPPLPLSPAEMHSILEILENGKEKEFAKELLIHRVNPGVDDAAKIKAEFLGKIALKQKNISNITPIEATKYLGTMLGGYNVPYLIEALQSKDSAVAKEAAQALKNTLLVYDSFDTIAKLSSTLPLAKEVLESWANAEWFLNKKPLPEKITLCALKIDGETNTDDLSPASDAFTRSDIPLHAKAMLKNRIPDYENRLNAIKQKNIPVAYVGDVVGTGSSRKSACNSIMWHFGEEIPYIPNKKTGGIVIGSVIAPIFFNTCEDSGSLPIVADVSKILEGDVIDVYPYEGVIKKDSQVISHFTLTPNTIFDEVRAGGRIPLIIGRGLTNRARAFLGLGESDVFAKPQNPEKKAKGYSLAQKIVGRACGVPGILPGTYCEPKATTVGSQDTTGAMTRDEIKELASLAFSSDFVMQSFCHTAAYPKPSDISLQATLPDFITSRGGVALRPKDGVIHSWLNRFCLPDTLGTGGDSHTRFPIGISFPAGSGLVAFAAVTGQMPLNMPESVLVRFKGKMNKGITLRDLVNAIPYYAIKKGLLTVEKKGKKNIFNGKILEIEGLENIKVEQAFELSDASAERSAAACAIKLDKEPIIEYLQSNIALIEKMLQEGYGNKETLQKRSKAMQEWIKNPTLLEADKDAEYAAIIEIDLADIKEPILACPNDPDDVATLSEVLANPKRPHKIDEVFIGSCMTNIGHFRAFGEIVKGAGASPTQVWIAPPTKMDEKKLTQEGYLSLFGAAGARMEIPGCSLCMGNQARVHDNAVVFSTSTRNFDNRMGKGAQVYLGSAELGAVCALLGKIPTPQEYFDNVVQKLENKKDNVYTYLNFDKLPEFRI from the coding sequence ATGCAAAATTTTCTCACTCAATACCAAAAACATGTTGAAGAAAGAGCCAAAGAAGGGATTCCTCCGCTCCCACTAAGCCCAGCAGAAATGCACTCAATCCTTGAGATTTTAGAGAATGGCAAAGAAAAGGAATTCGCCAAGGAGTTATTGATTCATCGCGTAAATCCCGGGGTGGATGATGCTGCAAAAATCAAAGCAGAATTTTTGGGAAAAATTGCACTCAAACAAAAAAACATCAGTAACATCACTCCCATCGAAGCCACAAAGTACCTGGGTACGATGCTTGGGGGGTACAATGTCCCTTATTTGATAGAAGCCTTGCAAAGCAAAGATAGCGCTGTTGCAAAAGAAGCTGCACAGGCACTCAAAAATACCCTGCTGGTATATGATTCTTTTGATACCATTGCCAAACTCTCCTCCACCCTTCCTCTTGCAAAAGAAGTCCTAGAATCTTGGGCCAATGCAGAATGGTTCCTCAACAAAAAACCCTTGCCAGAAAAAATCACCCTTTGCGCACTCAAAATCGATGGAGAAACCAACACCGATGATCTCTCTCCTGCAAGTGATGCATTTACTAGAAGCGACATCCCCCTGCATGCCAAAGCCATGCTAAAAAATCGCATCCCTGATTATGAAAATCGCCTCAATGCCATCAAACAAAAAAATATCCCTGTGGCCTATGTAGGCGATGTGGTAGGCACAGGAAGCTCTAGAAAGTCTGCTTGTAATTCCATCATGTGGCATTTTGGCGAGGAAATCCCCTACATCCCCAACAAAAAAACTGGTGGCATCGTCATTGGAAGCGTCATCGCTCCTATCTTTTTCAATACCTGCGAAGATAGCGGATCCCTACCCATTGTCGCAGATGTTTCCAAGATCTTGGAAGGAGATGTGATTGATGTCTATCCTTATGAGGGTGTAATCAAAAAAGACTCTCAAGTCATTAGTCACTTTACCCTCACTCCCAATACCATCTTTGATGAAGTACGTGCAGGAGGGAGAATCCCTCTTATCATCGGGCGTGGACTTACAAATAGGGCAAGAGCATTTTTAGGACTTGGAGAATCTGATGTCTTTGCCAAACCCCAAAACCCAGAGAAAAAAGCCAAGGGATACAGCCTCGCGCAAAAAATCGTAGGAAGGGCTTGTGGAGTCCCTGGCATACTACCAGGCACATATTGTGAACCCAAGGCCACCACTGTAGGCAGCCAAGACACTACAGGTGCGATGACCAGGGATGAGATCAAAGAGCTTGCAAGCCTTGCTTTTAGCTCAGATTTTGTAATGCAGAGCTTCTGTCATACTGCTGCCTATCCCAAACCCTCTGATATCAGCCTGCAAGCAACCCTACCAGATTTCATCACTTCTCGCGGTGGGGTGGCACTACGCCCAAAAGATGGAGTCATTCACTCTTGGCTCAATCGCTTCTGTTTGCCTGACACGCTTGGCACAGGCGGAGATAGCCACACAAGATTCCCCATTGGCATTAGCTTCCCTGCAGGAAGTGGACTTGTTGCATTTGCAGCAGTAACAGGGCAGATGCCACTCAATATGCCAGAATCCGTGCTCGTGCGCTTCAAGGGCAAGATGAACAAAGGAATTACACTGCGCGATCTTGTCAATGCCATCCCCTATTATGCAATCAAAAAAGGACTGCTCACCGTGGAAAAGAAGGGAAAGAAAAACATTTTCAACGGAAAAATTCTAGAGATCGAGGGATTAGAAAATATCAAAGTGGAACAAGCCTTTGAGCTCAGTGATGCAAGCGCAGAGCGCAGTGCAGCAGCCTGTGCCATCAAGCTTGACAAAGAGCCAATCATCGAATACCTCCAAAGCAATATCGCATTGATTGAAAAAATGCTCCAAGAGGGCTATGGCAACAAAGAAACACTACAAAAACGCTCCAAAGCCATGCAAGAATGGATTAAAAATCCAACGCTTCTTGAAGCGGACAAGGATGCAGAATATGCTGCCATTATCGAGATTGACCTCGCAGATATCAAAGAGCCCATACTCGCCTGCCCCAATGATCCCGATGATGTTGCCACCCTCTCTGAAGTGCTTGCAAATCCCAAGCGTCCACACAAAATCGATGAGGTTTTCATCGGAAGCTGTATGACAAATATTGGACATTTTAGGGCATTTGGTGAGATTGTCAAGGGCGCTGGAGCCAGCCCAACGCAAGTATGGATCGCTCCTCCCACAAAAATGGATGAAAAGAAACTCACACAAGAGGGCTATCTCTCCTTGTTTGGGGCAGCGGGTGCGAGGATGGAGATCCCTGGCTGCAGCCTGTGCATGGGCAACCAAGCCAGAGTGCATGATAATGCTGTGGTGTTTTCCACCTCTACGAGAAATTTTGATAATCGCATGGGCAAAGGCGCGCAAGTCTATCTTGGAAGCGCAGAGCTTGGTGCGGTATGTGCATTACTTGGCAAGATCCCAACCCCGCAGGAATATTTTGATAATGTTGTACAAAAACTAGAAAATAAAAAAGACAATGTTTATACCTATTTGAATTTTGACAAACTTCCTGAATTTCGCATATAG
- a CDS encoding beta-ketoacyl-ACP synthase II translates to MHRVVVTGLGMINSLGLNRRDSFKSIVEGKCGVKRITSFDAGDFPVQIAAEITDFDPNEVMNPRDVKKADRFIQLALKAAKEAMQEGGLLNSEGKCDEAISSRFGVSSGAGIGGLGNIEKNSIACLEKGPRRVNPFFVPSALVNMLGGFTSIEFGIKGPNLASVTACAAGTHAIIEAAKTIMLGCADKMLVVGSESTICPVGIAGFAAMKALSDRNDDPQKASRPFDKHRNGFVMGEGAGALVLETYEAAKARGATIYAEIVGFGESGDANHITTPAPEGEGAARAMRAALHMANLKIDYINAHGTSTPYNDLFETLAIKRIFGAEVPLVSSTKGQIGHCLGAAGALEAVISIMAMQDGVLPPTINQEERDPECDLDYIPNVAREKKVDVVMSNSFGFGGTNGVVIFKKV, encoded by the coding sequence GTGCATCGTGTAGTTGTGACAGGTTTGGGAATGATTAATTCATTGGGGTTGAATCGTAGGGATTCTTTTAAATCCATAGTGGAGGGAAAGTGCGGTGTCAAGAGAATTACTAGCTTTGATGCTGGTGATTTTCCTGTGCAGATTGCAGCAGAAATTACAGATTTTGATCCCAATGAAGTGATGAATCCAAGAGATGTGAAAAAGGCTGATAGATTTATTCAACTCGCGCTAAAAGCCGCAAAAGAGGCGATGCAAGAGGGTGGTTTGCTTAATAGCGAGGGGAAATGCGATGAGGCAATTTCCTCTAGATTTGGTGTTAGCAGCGGTGCTGGCATCGGTGGGCTTGGCAATATCGAAAAAAATTCCATTGCCTGTCTAGAAAAGGGACCAAGGCGTGTGAATCCCTTTTTTGTCCCCTCCGCTCTTGTAAATATGTTGGGGGGTTTTACCTCCATTGAGTTTGGAATCAAGGGCCCCAATCTGGCTAGTGTGACTGCCTGCGCAGCTGGCACGCATGCAATCATCGAGGCAGCAAAGACCATCATGCTAGGCTGTGCGGACAAAATGCTAGTTGTTGGCTCAGAATCTACCATTTGCCCCGTGGGTATTGCTGGATTTGCTGCGATGAAGGCGTTAAGCGATCGCAATGATGATCCTCAGAAAGCTTCTCGACCCTTTGACAAGCATCGCAATGGTTTTGTGATGGGAGAAGGTGCGGGTGCTTTGGTTTTGGAGACTTATGAGGCTGCAAAAGCAAGAGGTGCTACAATCTATGCTGAGATCGTGGGCTTTGGAGAGAGTGGGGATGCCAATCACATTACCACGCCAGCTCCAGAAGGCGAGGGTGCAGCCAGGGCTATGAGAGCCGCGCTTCACATGGCAAATCTCAAGATCGACTATATCAATGCCCATGGTACAAGTACACCTTATAATGACTTGTTTGAGACACTGGCTATCAAGCGCATCTTTGGTGCTGAAGTGCCACTTGTGAGTTCGACCAAGGGGCAGATTGGGCATTGCCTAGGTGCAGCCGGTGCGCTAGAGGCAGTGATTTCCATCATGGCGATGCAAGATGGTGTGTTACCTCCGACCATCAATCAAGAAGAAAGAGATCCAGAATGCGATCTTGATTATATTCCCAATGTGGCAAGGGAGAAAAAAGTGGATGTGGTCATGAGCAATTCTTTTGGTTTCGGAGGAACCAATGGAGTAGTGATCTTCAAAAAAGTGTAA
- a CDS encoding MBL fold metallo-hydrolase: MKILKHPFGDYGTNCYILCENIDGKDAQWIIDPGMGAFEWVMQECKNPQAILLTHGHFDHIFDVAKIKQALPEIPIYCPEKDCFMLEEDFFDVGITPCKADKPILNYKSSITINIQGLDFIFHHLPGHTPGCSIIEYKDHIFSGDFVFRRSIGRFDFPYSSPKDMKESLQRFRELPKSVNKIIHPGHGADTELFSEQENVASWIQRI, encoded by the coding sequence ATGAAAATACTCAAACATCCCTTTGGAGATTATGGAACCAACTGCTACATCCTATGTGAGAACATCGATGGCAAAGATGCCCAGTGGATTATCGACCCAGGAATGGGAGCTTTTGAGTGGGTGATGCAAGAATGCAAAAATCCCCAGGCCATTCTCCTCACCCATGGGCATTTTGATCATATTTTTGATGTCGCAAAAATCAAGCAAGCACTGCCAGAAATCCCTATTTATTGCCCAGAAAAAGATTGCTTTATGCTAGAGGAGGATTTTTTTGATGTGGGCATCACGCCATGCAAGGCCGATAAACCCATCCTCAATTACAAATCTAGCATCACCATCAACATCCAGGGTTTAGATTTTATCTTTCATCACCTCCCAGGACACACGCCAGGCTGCTCCATTATTGAGTACAAAGATCATATTTTTAGTGGGGATTTTGTATTTCGACGCAGCATTGGACGCTTTGACTTTCCCTATTCTAGCCCCAAAGACATGAAAGAATCCCTTCAGAGATTTCGTGAATTGCCAAAGAGTGTAAACAAAATCATCCATCCAGGGCATGGCGCAGATACAGAATTATTTTCTGAACAAGAGAATGTGGCCTCGTGGATCCAAAGAATATAA
- a CDS encoding TonB-dependent receptor family protein yields the protein MKKIFYLVPCACFLFAENTQTEKTQHALKNLKLEHILTQEKAITQGTSFRSEDVFNNAGSRSVVSSKQLKESGYNTVEQALQNVPGVQIRDTSGTGILPKIELRGFGGAGNGHSNTGMLLLDGNTVYGGPYSNVELAIFPITFQMVDHIDIIKGGASVQYGPNTFSGVINFISKEIPKKWTNQIAQRTIFWSKDTGEPYNSKAGLANNILYDTFLRSGGMIGEHFGIQAQVNIIGGQSFRENSNTKIENYKLDAIYKVNPNHIFKGFYQYYYYHAKSPGSLSTKDYYANRLQNLHPRDFNSGVAKRMGVNYNWFFGSKEEFEGSFNLNYYFHDMTRNFALDSDFNKLTNGVPLYGKILRENIRRYVVNMLEPKVNFNIITKGLKQQIVFGMRYTSETIFYNIYRNGKADPKNGKDTNYYNNYWAFYISDNFKFFGDTLSINPGLRYVFLNPRYVNFKNTKNLGIINKTSNQFNPALSVSYKPIKNINIYANYQRSFLPPQLGDMMGTNFDVTQTFQSTEAGIRYLFSKYGSINVNYFAIFADNYRIGRFAQGQYGISAISQGVEVELYLTPVRDLQFHFAYSFTDARVSSHSKHGDIDIYGKFLPYISPQHFSFDVIYAIPKFATLGASGYYYSKSYSDILNTLKENLAGTAGQLPDYFVFNVQISRTLWKQGNRSIEGSISANNLFNAKYYFRGIGTSPIGRQPAPGRSITVYVSYKF from the coding sequence ATGAAAAAAATATTTTACTTAGTCCCGTGTGCCTGCTTTCTTTTTGCAGAAAACACACAGACAGAAAAAACTCAACATGCACTCAAAAATCTCAAACTTGAACACATTCTCACTCAAGAAAAGGCAATCACACAAGGGACAAGCTTTCGAAGCGAAGATGTTTTCAATAATGCTGGATCTCGCTCTGTGGTGAGCTCCAAGCAACTCAAGGAATCCGGCTACAACACCGTAGAACAAGCACTACAAAATGTCCCAGGGGTACAGATCCGAGACACCTCTGGGACTGGTATTTTGCCAAAAATTGAGCTTCGTGGTTTTGGGGGTGCAGGAAATGGCCATAGCAACACAGGAATGCTCCTGCTTGATGGCAACACGGTTTATGGCGGTCCTTATAGCAATGTTGAATTAGCCATTTTCCCCATAACCTTTCAAATGGTGGATCATATTGATATCATCAAAGGCGGAGCAAGCGTGCAGTATGGTCCCAATACCTTTTCGGGTGTAATTAATTTCATTAGCAAGGAAATTCCAAAAAAATGGACAAATCAAATCGCACAACGCACAATCTTTTGGAGTAAGGACACAGGAGAGCCCTATAATAGCAAAGCAGGGCTTGCAAATAACATCCTCTATGATACATTTCTGCGCAGTGGGGGAATGATTGGGGAGCATTTTGGCATTCAAGCACAGGTAAATATCATTGGGGGACAGAGTTTCCGCGAAAACAGCAATACAAAAATTGAAAACTACAAATTAGATGCCATTTACAAAGTCAATCCCAATCATATCTTCAAGGGATTCTATCAGTATTACTACTACCATGCCAAAAGTCCTGGTTCACTCTCCACAAAAGATTACTATGCCAATCGTTTGCAAAATCTCCATCCCAGAGACTTCAATAGCGGTGTGGCCAAACGCATGGGGGTGAATTATAATTGGTTTTTTGGCAGCAAAGAAGAATTTGAAGGAAGCTTTAATCTTAATTATTATTTCCATGATATGACAAGAAATTTTGCACTTGATAGTGATTTTAATAAGCTTACCAATGGCGTCCCCCTCTATGGCAAAATACTCAGAGAAAATATCCGTCGCTATGTTGTCAATATGCTTGAACCAAAAGTAAATTTTAATATCATCACAAAGGGACTCAAGCAGCAAATCGTCTTTGGAATGCGCTATACATCAGAAACGATTTTCTACAATATCTACAGAAATGGCAAGGCAGACCCAAAAAATGGAAAAGACACGAATTATTACAATAACTATTGGGCATTTTATATCAGTGATAATTTCAAATTCTTTGGCGATACACTAAGCATCAATCCAGGACTGCGCTATGTATTCTTAAATCCAAGATATGTGAATTTTAAAAATACTAAAAATCTTGGCATCATCAACAAAACCTCCAATCAATTCAATCCCGCATTGAGCGTTTCTTATAAGCCAATCAAAAATATTAATATTTATGCAAATTATCAGCGCAGCTTCTTGCCGCCACAACTCGGAGACATGATGGGGACAAATTTTGATGTAACCCAAACCTTCCAAAGCACAGAAGCAGGGATCCGCTATCTCTTCTCCAAGTATGGCAGCATCAATGTGAATTATTTTGCTATTTTTGCAGACAATTATCGAATTGGAAGATTTGCCCAAGGCCAATATGGAATCTCTGCGATCTCTCAAGGAGTAGAGGTGGAACTCTATCTCACACCTGTGCGGGATTTACAATTTCATTTTGCTTATAGCTTCACAGATGCAAGAGTGAGCAGTCACAGCAAGCACGGTGACATAGATATTTATGGTAAATTCCTTCCTTATATTTCCCCGCAACACTTCAGCTTTGATGTCATCTATGCCATCCCCAAATTTGCCACCCTAGGAGCTTCAGGATATTATTATTCCAAATCCTATTCTGACATCCTAAACACCCTAAAAGAAAATCTCGCTGGAACAGCAGGGCAGCTGCCTGATTATTTTGTATTCAATGTCCAGATTTCTCGCACTCTATGGAAACAAGGAAATAGATCCATCGAGGGATCCATCTCAGCAAACAATCTCTTCAATGCCAAATATTATTTCCGAGGGATTGGCACAAGCCCCATAGGACGCCAACCAGCACCGGGTAGGTCCATAACTGTATATGTAAGCTATAAATTCTAA
- the accA gene encoding acetyl-CoA carboxylase carboxyl transferase subunit alpha yields the protein MAVYLDFEQKIKVLQDEIEMAIIRGDHAAKEILEIDLEKEVRSVYGNMSDYQKLQLARHPDRPYALDYIHLILKDSYEISGDRHFGDDKAIVCYLGKIDSQPTLVIGEEKGRGTKARVLRNFGMPNPEGYRKALKAAKFAEKFNIPILMLVDTAGAYPGIGAEERGQSEAIAKNLQEFSRLKVPTISIIIGEGGSGGALAIAVADRLAMMQYSVFSVISPEGCAAILWNDPAKIESATKAMKITPDALKSFGLIDDVIMESSRGAHRDKEFAAQAIKKYFLDSLREIKEQKDFMKKRYQKLMSYGAFA from the coding sequence ATGGCTGTTTATTTGGATTTTGAGCAGAAAATCAAGGTTTTGCAAGATGAAATCGAGATGGCGATTATCCGCGGAGATCATGCTGCCAAGGAGATCTTAGAGATCGATTTGGAAAAAGAAGTACGCTCTGTCTATGGTAATATGAGCGATTATCAAAAGCTTCAGCTTGCCAGGCACCCCGATCGTCCCTATGCGCTGGATTATATTCATTTGATCCTCAAGGATTCCTATGAGATTAGTGGCGATCGTCATTTTGGTGATGATAAAGCAATTGTATGTTATCTTGGCAAGATTGATAGTCAACCCACTTTGGTTATTGGCGAAGAAAAGGGTCGAGGGACGAAAGCAAGGGTCCTGCGGAATTTTGGCATGCCCAATCCCGAGGGTTATCGAAAAGCGCTCAAGGCTGCGAAATTTGCAGAAAAGTTTAATATCCCCATTTTGATGCTTGTAGACACTGCGGGTGCTTATCCTGGGATTGGGGCAGAGGAGAGAGGACAGAGTGAGGCAATCGCCAAAAATTTGCAGGAATTTTCTAGACTAAAAGTTCCTACAATTTCTATTATCATTGGTGAGGGTGGAAGTGGTGGCGCGCTTGCCATTGCTGTGGCAGACAGACTAGCGATGATGCAGTATTCTGTCTTTAGTGTGATTTCTCCGGAGGGCTGTGCTGCGATTTTATGGAATGATCCTGCAAAGATTGAGTCCGCCACAAAGGCTATGAAAATCACTCCTGATGCCCTCAAATCCTTTGGACTCATTGATGATGTTATCATGGAGTCAAGTAGGGGTGCACATCGTGATAAAGAATTTGCCGCCCAGGCCATCAAAAAATATTTTTTAGACAGCCTACGTGAAATCAAAGAACAAAAAGATTTTATGAAAAAAAGATATCAAAAATTAATGTCTTATGGAGCCTTTGCTTAA
- the yedF gene encoding sulfurtransferase-like selenium metabolism protein YedF: protein MKESAITYHINLLGEPCPYPAIKTMEALQKLQKGEILQIISDCPQSIHAIPLDAKNYGYDVLEILQEGVEIHYFIGRNF, encoded by the coding sequence ATGAAAGAATCTGCCATCACCTATCACATTAATCTATTAGGAGAGCCCTGCCCCTACCCTGCTATAAAAACCATGGAAGCCCTGCAAAAACTGCAAAAAGGAGAGATTTTGCAAATCATTAGCGATTGCCCTCAAAGCATCCATGCTATCCCACTGGATGCCAAAAATTATGGATATGATGTGCTAGAAATCCTACAAGAAGGAGTGGAAATCCACTATTTCATTGGGCGAAATTTTTAA